The proteins below come from a single Cervus canadensis isolate Bull #8, Minnesota chromosome 2, ASM1932006v1, whole genome shotgun sequence genomic window:
- the LOC122428319 gene encoding olfactory receptor 12-like: MSPHRNGNLSVMPLQEFVLEGFQGGPQTQALLFTLFLALYVVAILGNLTMIVLITLDARLHSPMYFFLKNLSFVDLCYSSVIAPKALANFLSSSKVTFGGCATQLFFFSLLATTEAFLLAVMAYDRFVAICSPLRYPISMRPSVCARLVLGSYGGGCLNSILQTSFTFSLPFCSSNHIDHFFCDVPPLLKLACADTTINELVLFAISGLIIVGTTLVVLTSYGYITGTILRMHSGGGRHKLFSTCGSHMTAVSLFYGTVFVIYAQPGAVESMEQGKVVSVFYTLVIPMLNPLIYSLRNKDVQDALRRLGQKHTAT; the protein is encoded by the coding sequence ATGTCACCCCACAGAAATGGAAACCTCTCAGTGATGCCTCTGCAGGAGTTTGTGCTGGAGGGATTTCAGGGAGGTCCACAGACCCAGGCCCTGCTCTTCACCCTGTTCCTGGCCCTGTACGTGGTGGCCATCCTGGGGAACCTCACCATGATCGTGCTCATCACCCTGGATGCCCGTCTGCACTCCccaatgtacttcttcctcaagAACCTCTCATTTGTGGACTTGTGCTACTCATCTGTCATTGCCCCCAAAGCCCTGGCCAACTTCCTGTCCTCCTCCAAGGTCACCTTTGGGGGCTGTGCCACACAGCTGTTCTTCTTCTCCTTACTGGCTACCACTGAGGCTTTCCTCTTGGccgtgatggcctatgaccgcttcgTGGCCATCTGCAGCCCCCTGCGCTACCCCATCTCCATGCGCCCCTCGGTCTGTGCCCGCCTGGTGCTGGGCTCCTACGGTGGGGGCTGCCTCAACTCCATCCTGCAGACCAGCTTCACATTCAGCCTCCCATTCTGCAGCTCCAACCACATTGaccacttcttctgtgatgtGCCGCCTCTCCTCAAGCTTGCCTGTGCTGACACTACCATCAATGAGCTGGTCTTGTTTGCCATCTCTGGCCTCATCATCGTGGGCACCACACTCGTGGTCCTCACCTCCTACGGCTACATCACAGGGACCATCCTGAGGATGCACTCAGGAGGAGGGAGACACAAGCTCTTCTCCACCTGCGGCTCCCACATGACAGCTGTGTCCCTCTTTTATGGGACTGTCTTTGTCATATATGCCCAGCCAGGAGCTGTGGAGTCCATGGAGCAGGGCAAGGTGGTCTCTGTCTTCTACACCCTGGTCATCCCGATGCTCAACCCCCTCATCTACAGTCTGAGAAACAAGGACGTGCAGGATGCCCTGCGGAGACTGGGACAGAAACACACAGCCACATGA